In a genomic window of Aestuariirhabdus haliotis:
- the trkA gene encoding Trk system potassium transporter TrkA — protein sequence MKIIILGAGQVGGTLAENLASEENDITVVDTDNGRLRELQDRLDIRTIEGKASFPSVMRRAGADDADMLVAVTNSDEVNMIACQVAYSLFRTPTKIARIRQPDYLKRPELFDKGACPVDVIISPEQVVTHYVKRLIEQPGALQVLDFADGRVQLVAVRAYYGGPLVGQELRYIREHMPSVDTRVAAIFRRGKSITPEGSTVIEADDEVFFIAASRHIRDVMSELRRLDSIYSRVIIAGGGNIGERLARSIEDRYNVKLIERSMERCQQLAQTLDKALVFHGSASDKELLVAENIEETDIFCALTNDDEANVMSAMLAKRLGAHKVMALISNPAYVDLVQGGEIDIAISPQQATIGSLLTHVRRGDVVNVHSLRRGAAEAIEAIAHGDENSSKVVGRTIGEVKLPQGTTIGAIVRGEEVLIAHDHIRIESEDHIILFLVDKKRIREVEQLFQVGLTFF from the coding sequence ATGAAAATTATCATCCTTGGTGCCGGTCAGGTCGGTGGAACCCTGGCCGAGAACCTCGCCAGTGAAGAGAATGACATCACCGTGGTCGACACGGACAACGGTCGTTTGCGGGAACTGCAGGACCGACTGGATATCCGTACGATCGAAGGCAAGGCCTCCTTTCCCTCTGTGATGCGCCGGGCCGGGGCGGATGACGCCGATATGCTGGTCGCGGTCACCAACAGCGACGAAGTCAATATGATTGCCTGCCAGGTCGCCTATTCCCTGTTTCGTACGCCGACCAAAATTGCTCGCATCCGTCAACCCGACTACCTCAAGCGCCCCGAGTTGTTCGATAAGGGCGCCTGCCCGGTGGATGTGATCATCAGCCCAGAACAGGTCGTCACCCATTACGTCAAGCGGTTGATCGAACAACCCGGCGCCCTGCAAGTGCTCGATTTTGCCGATGGACGAGTCCAGCTGGTCGCAGTCCGCGCCTACTATGGCGGGCCCCTGGTCGGTCAGGAGCTGCGTTATATACGCGAACATATGCCCTCGGTAGACACGCGCGTCGCGGCCATCTTCCGTCGTGGTAAATCCATCACACCGGAAGGCTCAACGGTTATCGAAGCCGACGATGAGGTCTTCTTTATCGCTGCCAGCCGCCATATTCGTGACGTTATGAGTGAGTTGCGCCGTCTCGATAGCATTTACAGCCGGGTCATTATCGCCGGAGGCGGTAACATAGGGGAGCGTCTGGCTCGATCGATCGAAGATCGTTACAACGTCAAATTGATCGAGCGCAGCATGGAGCGCTGCCAACAGCTTGCCCAAACCCTCGATAAGGCCCTGGTGTTCCACGGCAGCGCTTCGGACAAGGAGTTACTGGTTGCCGAAAATATCGAGGAAACCGACATCTTCTGCGCCCTGACCAATGATGACGAAGCCAATGTCATGTCGGCCATGCTGGCCAAGCGTCTCGGGGCTCACAAGGTGATGGCGCTGATCAGTAACCCGGCCTATGTTGATCTGGTTCAGGGGGGGGAGATCGATATCGCTATCTCTCCCCAACAGGCGACTATCGGCAGTTTGTTAACCCACGTTCGAAGGGGGGATGTGGTTAATGTTCACTCCCTGCGCCGCGGTGCTGCCGAGGCTATCGAGGCCATTGCCCACGGCGACGAAAATTCATCCAAGGTAGTTGGCCGCACCATTGGCGAGGTCAAACTGCCCCAGGGCACCACCATCGGCGCCATTGTGCGCGGTGAGGAGGTACTGATTGCTCACGACCATATCCGTATCGAATCCGAGGACCACATTATTCTGTTTCTGGTCGACAAGAAGCGTATTCGTGAAGTCGAGCAGTTGTTCCAGGTTGGATTGACCTTCTTCTAA
- the rsmB gene encoding 16S rRNA (cytosine(967)-C(5))-methyltransferase RsmB, with amino-acid sequence MILPVRAAAANALAKVIHQGKSLGQALPQAAEQVDSANIALLSELCYGTCRWYFSLRSISSILLDKPLREQDTDIEALILLGLYQLRSLNIPAHAALSETVNACGALEKPWAKKLLNALLRRYQREAESIEAQLASSDVPATAHPKWMIKQWQRDWPEQWRELSNANNQRPPMTLRVNQQQTDRSKYLEQSRKAGHEANPCEHSPSGITLASPCDATALPDFAQGAISVQDEAAQLAATLLPLSPQRRVLDACAAPGGKSCHLLEKQPSLDLTCLEVDAVRAQRIEQNLERLKLSAKLVIGDGTQPQQWWDQTPFDGILLDAPCSGTGVIRRHPDIKLLRRREDIAQLVELQQQILQALWPLLKPGGFLLYATCSVMKAENSDQVGHFLNQQEDAVEIPITANWGQADSHGRQLFPQPGGHDGFYYALLKKKELAS; translated from the coding sequence ATGATCCTACCGGTACGTGCTGCGGCAGCAAATGCCCTGGCCAAAGTGATCCACCAGGGAAAATCCCTTGGTCAGGCACTGCCTCAAGCCGCCGAGCAGGTTGATAGCGCCAATATCGCCCTGCTCAGCGAACTTTGTTACGGCACCTGCCGCTGGTATTTCAGCCTGCGCTCGATCAGCTCCATATTGCTCGACAAACCGCTGCGCGAACAAGACACCGATATCGAAGCCTTGATCCTGCTAGGCCTGTATCAGTTACGATCCCTCAATATCCCGGCTCATGCCGCGCTGAGTGAAACCGTCAACGCCTGCGGCGCTCTTGAAAAACCCTGGGCCAAAAAACTGCTCAATGCACTGCTCAGGCGTTATCAACGGGAAGCGGAATCGATCGAAGCCCAACTGGCCAGTAGCGATGTGCCTGCCACGGCCCACCCCAAATGGATGATCAAGCAATGGCAACGGGACTGGCCCGAACAATGGCGGGAGCTAAGCAATGCCAATAACCAGCGTCCCCCCATGACCCTGAGGGTCAATCAACAACAAACCGATCGTTCGAAATACCTTGAGCAGAGTCGAAAAGCGGGCCACGAAGCCAACCCCTGTGAACACTCTCCATCAGGAATCACGCTGGCCTCCCCCTGCGACGCAACCGCGTTGCCGGATTTTGCGCAAGGGGCCATTAGCGTTCAGGATGAGGCAGCGCAACTTGCCGCCACTCTGTTGCCGCTCTCTCCCCAACGGCGAGTCCTCGATGCCTGTGCAGCACCCGGGGGCAAAAGCTGCCATTTACTGGAGAAGCAACCCAGCCTGGATCTAACCTGTCTGGAAGTAGATGCCGTCCGCGCCCAACGAATTGAGCAAAATCTTGAGCGACTCAAGCTATCCGCCAAGCTGGTCATTGGCGATGGCACACAGCCGCAACAGTGGTGGGATCAAACTCCCTTTGATGGCATCTTGCTCGATGCCCCCTGCAGCGGCACCGGTGTAATTCGGCGACACCCCGATATCAAGCTGCTTCGTCGCCGAGAGGATATTGCGCAGTTGGTGGAGCTCCAGCAACAGATTTTGCAGGCACTCTGGCCTCTGCTAAAGCCGGGCGGATTTTTGCTCTACGCAACCTGCTCGGTAATGAAAGCCGAGAACAGCGACCAGGTTGGTCACTTCCTGAACCAGCAAGAGGATGCGGTCGAGATTCCCATCACTGCCAACTGGGGTCAAGCCGATTCCCACGGACGACAGCTATTCCCCCAACCCGGTGGCCATGACGGTTTCTACTACGCTCTCTTGAAGAAAAAAGAATTGGCGAGTTAG
- the fmt gene encoding methionyl-tRNA formyltransferase, with protein sequence MSTAPLRILFAGTPEFAAHHLSALIDSEHEVVGVYTQPDRPAGRGRKLTPSPVKSVALAHQIPVEQPVSLKDQDAQQTLASYQADLMVVVAYGLILPQIVLDTPRYGCINVHASLLPRWRGAAPIQRAIAAGDSHSGVTIMQMDAGLDTGDMLVTVECPILPTDNASDLHDRLQDIGGPALLEAIAEISTGASKPQSQDDAQANYAHKLDKQEARLDFSLDADVLARQVRAFNPWPVCHAKLNNERVRIWESEAITAPQNASPGTIVASNKQGVDVACHNGVLRLLTLQFPGAKALSARDQLNSRAEQLAVDQCFD encoded by the coding sequence ATGAGTACAGCTCCTTTACGCATCTTGTTTGCCGGCACTCCCGAATTTGCTGCCCACCATCTCAGTGCCCTGATCGACAGTGAGCATGAGGTCGTTGGGGTTTATACACAACCTGATCGACCTGCTGGCCGAGGTCGCAAACTGACCCCGAGCCCGGTTAAATCGGTTGCTCTTGCACACCAGATTCCGGTAGAACAACCTGTAAGCCTGAAAGATCAGGATGCGCAGCAAACCCTGGCCAGCTACCAGGCTGACCTGATGGTAGTGGTCGCCTACGGCTTGATCCTGCCCCAGATAGTGCTGGATACACCGCGTTACGGTTGCATTAATGTTCACGCCTCACTACTCCCCCGCTGGCGTGGTGCAGCCCCGATTCAGCGCGCCATCGCCGCAGGGGATAGCCACAGCGGCGTCACCATTATGCAGATGGATGCCGGCCTTGATACTGGCGATATGCTGGTCACCGTCGAATGTCCGATCCTGCCAACCGATAATGCCAGCGATCTGCACGATCGCCTACAGGATATCGGTGGTCCGGCATTGCTCGAGGCGATTGCCGAAATCAGCACCGGGGCTTCAAAACCCCAAAGCCAGGATGATGCCCAGGCGAACTACGCCCACAAACTGGACAAACAGGAGGCCCGGCTCGATTTCTCCCTCGACGCAGATGTTCTCGCCAGGCAGGTTCGTGCCTTCAATCCCTGGCCCGTCTGCCATGCAAAGCTCAACAATGAGCGTGTGCGCATCTGGGAATCCGAGGCCATTACCGCACCCCAGAATGCGAGCCCAGGCACTATCGTGGCCAGCAACAAGCAGGGGGTCGATGTCGCCTGCCACAACGGGGTATTACGATTATTGACACTCCAGTTTCCGGGTGCCAAAGCGCTCAGTGCTCGTGATCAACTCAACAGTCGAGCCGAACAGCTCGCCGTTGACCAGTGTTTTGACTGA
- the def gene encoding peptide deformylase — translation MALLDILEFPDPRLRTKAKPVQTVDASITQLANDMLETMYEAPGIGLAATQINVHQRVIVVDVSEDKSAPHVFINPVINAIGDELEESQEGCLSVPGYYESVQRPERIRVEALDKEGKPFTLECDGLMAVCIQHEVDHLNGKLFVDYLSPLKRNRIRKKLEKSQRANR, via the coding sequence ATGGCACTACTCGATATCCTCGAATTTCCCGACCCTCGTCTTCGTACCAAAGCCAAACCGGTGCAAACCGTCGATGCCAGCATCACCCAATTGGCCAACGATATGCTCGAAACCATGTACGAGGCACCAGGCATCGGTCTTGCGGCCACCCAGATCAATGTTCACCAACGGGTTATTGTGGTCGACGTCAGTGAAGACAAGAGCGCACCACACGTTTTTATTAACCCGGTTATTAATGCGATCGGCGATGAACTTGAAGAGAGCCAGGAAGGCTGCCTGTCCGTACCCGGCTATTATGAATCTGTTCAACGCCCAGAGCGCATTCGGGTTGAGGCGCTCGATAAGGAAGGTAAGCCTTTTACCCTTGAGTGCGACGGCCTTATGGCCGTATGCATCCAACACGAGGTGGATCATCTTAACGGCAAACTGTTTGTGGATTACCTTTCTCCTCTAAAACGTAACCGCATTCGCAAGAAGCTGGAGAAAAGCCAGCGAGCTAACCGCTAG
- a CDS encoding LysM peptidoglycan-binding domain-containing protein, protein MRKSLLGAALLCLMSWSAIAADGPMKNGHPDTYEVVKGDTLWDISNSFLNSPWLWPEIWHANPQIENPHLIYPGDVISLVYIDGKPRLTVTSRGEASRTIKLGPKVRSTPIDSVIPAIPLDKINSLLKRSRVVASAEVLTGAPYIVTAAQERVVSGVDDTIYARGNFDSNAPAYGIYRQGDIIIDPKTKEALGVMAVDLGAADVKQIRGEIATLLVTRSESEIRAGDRLLESEERRIDSTFYPSAPEAAIDGEIVGVAGGISQIGQFDNVLVNRGDREGLKPGNILAINRKLTVIDEKRKEQVTMPAHRVGLLMIFKTFEKVSFGIVLETTEPLLVGDQLENP, encoded by the coding sequence ATGAGGAAATCGCTGCTAGGGGCTGCCCTGCTCTGCCTGATGAGCTGGTCTGCGATCGCCGCTGACGGTCCGATGAAGAACGGACATCCGGATACCTATGAGGTCGTCAAGGGCGACACGTTATGGGACATCTCCAACAGCTTCCTGAATTCCCCCTGGTTGTGGCCCGAGATCTGGCACGCCAACCCCCAAATTGAAAATCCACACTTGATCTATCCAGGTGATGTTATCAGCCTGGTGTACATTGATGGTAAGCCTCGACTGACGGTTACTTCTCGCGGAGAAGCCAGCCGTACCATAAAGTTGGGCCCCAAGGTTCGCTCTACGCCCATCGACTCGGTGATTCCTGCGATTCCCCTGGATAAAATCAACAGCCTGTTGAAACGTAGCCGCGTTGTTGCCAGCGCTGAAGTTTTGACCGGAGCGCCCTATATTGTCACCGCAGCCCAGGAAAGAGTGGTCAGCGGCGTTGATGACACTATTTATGCTCGAGGCAACTTCGACAGCAATGCCCCGGCTTATGGCATCTACCGTCAAGGCGACATCATTATTGACCCCAAGACCAAGGAAGCCCTGGGGGTGATGGCGGTTGATCTGGGCGCTGCGGACGTCAAACAGATTCGAGGTGAGATAGCGACCTTGCTCGTGACCCGAAGTGAATCCGAGATTCGTGCCGGAGATCGACTGCTGGAAAGTGAAGAGCGTCGAATCGATTCTACCTTCTATCCCAGTGCTCCCGAAGCCGCTATCGACGGCGAAATTGTTGGGGTAGCGGGTGGCATCAGCCAGATTGGCCAATTTGATAATGTGCTGGTCAATCGTGGCGACCGTGAAGGTCTCAAGCCCGGCAATATTTTAGCCATTAACCGTAAGCTTACGGTGATCGATGAAAAGCGCAAAGAGCAGGTGACCATGCCAGCCCATCGTGTTGGTTTGCTGATGATCTTCAAAACCTTCGAAAAGGTCAGCTTCGGCATCGTGCTGGAGACGACCGAACCATTGCTGGTCGGCGACCAGTTGGAAAACCCCTGA
- the dprA gene encoding DNA-processing protein DprA produces the protein MDTLSEPWERLVPWLLLHLLPQLGPIRSQQLLRVIEHPSALLDHSRMNTVPGLPAATARALKEWHQQRGDFWQYGCRQLERTRQWLNEPGNHVLCLEDDAYPELLRQLPDPPPLLYVRGQVEALLSPQIAVVGSRQCSYQGAEIAFEFAYQLSLYGLTMTSGLARGIDTQAHRGALKAQAPTLAVLGTGIDRCYPAENSQLAAELVDTGGALISEFCLGLEPRAGNFPRRNRVISGLSRGILVVEAGLKSGTLITARLAMEQNREVFAIPGSIRNSLSAGCHQLIREGATLVDNSEGIIAVLAPQILPSAVAQSMTEEAPDSTTLGGDEQQVLGLLDGQSCCLDLLVVRSAKPVTELMLILQRLEVAGWVRRVPGGYERCY, from the coding sequence ATGGATACCCTGTCTGAACCCTGGGAACGTTTGGTTCCCTGGCTGTTATTGCATCTTTTGCCTCAATTAGGCCCGATACGGAGCCAACAGTTGCTCCGGGTAATTGAGCATCCATCAGCCCTGCTTGATCATTCAAGAATGAACACTGTACCCGGCTTGCCAGCTGCCACCGCTCGGGCTCTGAAGGAATGGCATCAGCAGCGAGGTGATTTTTGGCAATATGGCTGCCGTCAACTGGAACGCACTCGACAATGGCTGAACGAGCCTGGCAACCATGTGTTGTGTCTGGAAGATGATGCTTACCCGGAATTACTCAGGCAATTGCCCGATCCACCGCCGCTGCTCTATGTCAGAGGTCAAGTGGAGGCCTTACTATCGCCACAGATTGCGGTTGTAGGATCACGGCAATGCTCTTATCAGGGGGCCGAAATCGCCTTTGAGTTTGCCTATCAACTGTCCCTTTATGGCTTGACCATGACCAGTGGTCTGGCTCGAGGCATAGACACCCAGGCTCATCGTGGTGCCCTCAAGGCCCAGGCCCCTACTCTGGCGGTACTGGGAACAGGAATCGACCGTTGCTACCCGGCCGAAAATAGCCAGTTGGCTGCGGAATTGGTGGATACCGGCGGCGCTCTGATATCTGAATTCTGTTTAGGATTAGAGCCACGGGCGGGAAACTTCCCTCGCCGTAACCGCGTGATCAGTGGATTAAGCCGAGGCATATTAGTGGTTGAGGCAGGGTTAAAAAGCGGCACCTTGATTACCGCCCGGCTGGCAATGGAACAGAATAGGGAGGTGTTTGCTATTCCTGGCTCTATCCGTAATAGCCTTAGCGCAGGTTGCCATCAGCTTATTCGAGAAGGGGCGACCCTGGTTGATAACAGCGAAGGGATCATTGCTGTTTTGGCCCCGCAAATATTGCCCTCGGCGGTGGCTCAATCGATGACTGAGGAAGCACCGGATAGCACCACGCTTGGTGGGGACGAGCAGCAGGTGCTGGGTTTACTCGATGGACAAAGCTGTTGCCTGGACCTTCTGGTCGTCCGCAGTGCAAAACCTGTGACCGAACTGATGTTGATTTTACAACGCCTGGAAGTGGCCGGATGGGTACGCAGGGTACCCGGAGGCTACGAACGCTGCTATTAG
- a CDS encoding L-threonylcarbamoyladenylate synthase — MRWRLVPALEALMVGEAIAYPTEGVWGLGCDPWNRDAVAKVLDIKQRPWQKGLILVASSITQLSPLLQSLSQSQLQQLLESWPGPNTWVVEDSEQWVPWWVKGEHQTVAVRVSAHPVVAALCEAFGGPLVSTSANRAGQPAMRQIWQVHKAFADELGAIVPGALGGQTGPSRIRELATGRELRPA; from the coding sequence ATGCGCTGGCGCTTGGTCCCGGCACTGGAAGCATTAATGGTGGGAGAAGCCATTGCCTATCCCACCGAGGGTGTGTGGGGCCTGGGATGTGATCCCTGGAATCGGGATGCGGTTGCCAAGGTGCTTGATATCAAGCAGCGGCCCTGGCAAAAAGGTTTGATTTTGGTCGCATCATCCATCACGCAACTGAGTCCACTGTTACAATCCTTATCGCAATCACAGTTGCAGCAATTGCTGGAGAGCTGGCCGGGGCCCAACACCTGGGTGGTTGAGGATTCCGAGCAATGGGTTCCCTGGTGGGTTAAGGGAGAGCATCAGACGGTAGCGGTTCGCGTTAGTGCGCACCCGGTAGTGGCAGCGCTTTGCGAAGCCTTTGGCGGACCTCTGGTGTCGACCTCTGCCAACCGGGCGGGACAACCCGCCATGCGGCAGATTTGGCAGGTTCACAAGGCCTTTGCTGACGAGTTGGGGGCCATTGTTCCCGGTGCTTTAGGTGGGCAGACGGGACCTTCACGAATCAGAGAATTGGCGACCGGGCGCGAGCTTCGTCCCGCTTGA
- the hemF gene encoding oxygen-dependent coproporphyrinogen oxidase codes for MSSADRIEQVKQYLIDLQDRICDQLQALESKARFVEDSWQRDAGGGGRTRVIGEGALFEKGGVNFSHVFGDQLPPSATVQRPELAGAGFQAMGVSLVMHPNNPFVPTSHANVRFFIAEKPGMEPVWWFGGGFDLTPYYPFQEDCVHWHRVARDACQPFGDEIYSRFKQQCDEYFYLRHRDEHRGVGGLFFDDYNEQDFEQSFALMQAVGDAYLPAYVPIVERRRNLEFTPEQKEFQCYRRGRYVEFNLVFDRGTLFGLQSGGRTESILMSLPPQVRWDYNWAPEAGSREAEIADYLKPRDWLKGVS; via the coding sequence GTGAGCAGTGCCGATCGAATTGAGCAGGTAAAGCAATATCTGATAGATCTGCAGGATCGTATTTGCGATCAACTGCAGGCGCTAGAGAGTAAGGCGCGTTTCGTTGAGGACAGCTGGCAACGCGATGCTGGCGGTGGCGGCCGAACCCGGGTTATTGGTGAAGGAGCGCTGTTTGAAAAAGGCGGGGTCAATTTTTCCCATGTCTTTGGCGACCAGTTACCACCATCTGCCACGGTTCAGCGACCCGAATTAGCCGGGGCCGGTTTTCAGGCCATGGGGGTATCGTTGGTGATGCATCCCAATAACCCCTTTGTCCCAACCAGCCACGCCAATGTGCGATTTTTTATCGCCGAAAAACCGGGGATGGAGCCGGTATGGTGGTTTGGTGGCGGCTTTGACCTGACCCCCTACTACCCTTTCCAGGAGGATTGTGTTCACTGGCACAGGGTGGCACGCGATGCCTGTCAGCCATTTGGTGATGAGATCTATAGCCGCTTCAAGCAGCAGTGCGACGAGTACTTTTACCTGCGTCACAGGGATGAGCATCGCGGTGTGGGTGGGCTGTTTTTTGATGATTATAATGAACAGGATTTCGAGCAGAGTTTTGCCTTGATGCAAGCCGTCGGAGATGCTTATTTACCGGCTTATGTACCCATCGTGGAGCGCCGTCGAAACCTTGAGTTTACGCCAGAGCAAAAAGAGTTTCAGTGCTACCGGCGTGGGCGTTATGTGGAGTTCAATCTGGTGTTCGATCGAGGCACATTGTTTGGGTTGCAATCCGGCGGGCGGACTGAATCCATTTTGATGTCGTTGCCACCCCAGGTTCGCTGGGACTATAACTGGGCTCCGGAAGCGGGCAGCCGGGAAGCCGAGATTGCAGACTACCTGAAACCCCGGGATTGGTTGAAGGGAGTGTCATGA
- the aroE gene encoding shikimate dehydrogenase — protein MSKVDRYAVMGNPIGHSKSPQIHSLFARQTGQDLEYSKQQVEEGHFSSAVQDFFIQGKGLNITVPFKQEAWLQAQQLSERARLAGAVNTLWINQAGELVGDNTDGAGLVTDLVKNQKVALTGKRLLLLGAGGAARGVIQPLLAEKPVELVIANRTQARAQELQKMFTGKGAIEALPYDQLSGPFDVIINATSASLQGDVPPLPKGLVTRQTTCYDMMYGAEPTAFNLWAERQGAKACIDGLGMLVEQAAEAFFCWRGVRPDTQPVLQVLRTELAGN, from the coding sequence ATGAGCAAGGTCGATCGTTATGCCGTCATGGGCAACCCCATTGGCCACAGCAAGTCTCCACAAATACACAGCCTGTTTGCCCGACAAACCGGACAGGACCTGGAATATTCTAAACAACAGGTCGAAGAGGGTCACTTTTCGAGCGCAGTTCAGGATTTTTTTATCCAAGGCAAAGGCCTAAATATTACCGTTCCATTCAAGCAGGAAGCCTGGCTACAAGCACAGCAGCTGAGTGAACGAGCGCGACTGGCGGGGGCGGTTAATACCCTGTGGATCAATCAGGCGGGTGAACTGGTCGGCGACAACACCGATGGTGCCGGGCTGGTTACCGATCTGGTCAAGAACCAGAAGGTAGCCCTGACGGGTAAAAGGCTATTGCTACTGGGGGCTGGCGGTGCGGCTCGTGGGGTTATTCAACCCCTGTTGGCCGAAAAGCCTGTCGAGTTGGTGATTGCCAATCGAACTCAGGCCCGAGCACAAGAGTTGCAAAAGATGTTCACTGGTAAGGGTGCTATAGAGGCCCTTCCATATGATCAGCTGTCTGGTCCTTTCGATGTCATTATCAACGCCACATCGGCAAGCTTGCAGGGGGATGTACCGCCTTTACCCAAGGGGTTGGTAACCAGACAAACGACCTGTTATGACATGATGTATGGAGCAGAGCCTACGGCATTTAATCTCTGGGCCGAAAGACAGGGGGCTAAGGCTTGCATCGATGGTCTGGGCATGTTGGTAGAACAGGCGGCTGAGGCTTTCTTTTGCTGGCGCGGAGTGCGTCCTGATACTCAACCCGTTCTGCAAGTCTTGCGGACGGAATTGGCGGGGAATTAA
- a CDS encoding Lrp/AsnC ligand binding domain-containing protein — MDSKLGFFILVDAGDNDVHKIREELLKIDEIVLVHCLIGPTDLICYGEAESLEAMREVITQKASALIEAKFNPISHTQTCLSLECHGKHLSADLHGHPEKTAAWIFADINIASALDISERLLSKNPEIICAHTVLGAQDTIFYVEAENLDRLMAVVDDGVRILRGIGNEGKSVKALSRTDTRLVLMP; from the coding sequence GTGGATTCCAAACTGGGTTTTTTTATTCTGGTTGATGCCGGTGATAACGACGTTCACAAAATTCGTGAAGAGTTGCTTAAAATCGACGAGATCGTGCTGGTCCACTGCCTGATCGGGCCGACGGATCTGATCTGCTACGGTGAGGCGGAAAGTCTGGAAGCGATGCGAGAAGTCATTACCCAAAAGGCCTCCGCGTTGATTGAAGCCAAATTTAACCCCATTTCTCATACTCAAACCTGCCTCTCCCTGGAGTGTCATGGCAAACATCTGTCAGCCGATTTGCATGGGCACCCGGAAAAAACCGCGGCCTGGATTTTTGCCGATATCAATATTGCCAGTGCTCTGGATATTAGCGAACGGTTGTTATCCAAAAATCCGGAAATCATCTGTGCTCATACCGTGCTCGGTGCCCAGGACACCATCTTTTACGTAGAAGCCGAGAACCTCGATCGCCTGATGGCGGTGGTTGATGATGGGGTTCGCATCCTGCGTGGCATTGGTAACGAAGGCAAATCCGTGAAGGCGCTGTCCCGTACCGATACTCGACTGGTACTGATGCCTTAA
- a CDS encoding gamma carbonic anhydrase family protein, translating to MSQSIRSFNALTPQLGSQVFVDPSAVVLGDVALGDDCSVWPMVVIRGDMHRIRIGQRCSIQDGSVLHITHAGPYDPDGFPLTLGNDVTVGHQATLHGCTIGDEVLIGMGAMVMDGAVVESQVVLGAGSLVPPGKRLQSGYLYVGRPAKAIRPLTNKELSYFTYTASNYVKLKNDHIEQNYV from the coding sequence ATGAGCCAATCAATTCGTTCATTTAACGCGCTTACGCCCCAACTCGGGTCTCAGGTTTTTGTTGATCCTTCCGCCGTCGTTCTGGGTGACGTGGCTCTGGGAGACGACTGCTCGGTATGGCCAATGGTCGTTATCCGCGGGGATATGCACCGTATTCGCATCGGCCAACGTTGCAGCATTCAGGACGGTTCCGTACTCCATATCACCCACGCTGGGCCCTACGATCCGGATGGCTTTCCGTTAACGCTGGGCAACGATGTCACGGTCGGGCATCAGGCCACACTTCACGGCTGCACAATCGGGGATGAAGTTCTGATTGGTATGGGTGCTATGGTAATGGACGGTGCAGTGGTGGAATCACAAGTTGTACTGGGTGCTGGAAGCCTGGTTCCCCCTGGCAAGCGGCTGCAGAGTGGTTATCTCTATGTGGGTCGCCCGGCCAAAGCCATTCGCCCATTAACCAACAAAGAACTCAGCTACTTTACTTACACCGCATCGAACTACGTCAAACTCAAAAACGATCACATTGAGCAAAACTACGTTTAA